A section of the Marinoscillum sp. 108 genome encodes:
- a CDS encoding peptidylprolyl isomerase translates to MMNQRNNICLKYIAISIALILPLITNAQTEGVVVDKIIAKVDNYIILKSDLEKAYLDYLSRGEFRGSTAKCNILEQLVVNKMLVAKAEIDSVEVADEEVRSNLGRRMEYMISQIGSREEIEAYYKKSMDQIEADLFDDIKEQMVIQRMQQDITADLKVSPAEVKRFFGKIPQDSLPFFSTEVTVGQIVKQPKAGTKQKEDVKKLMYEIRGRVLQGESFAALARQYSEDPGSAARGGELPFYKRGDLAPEFEATAMTLKEGELSMPIETQFGYHLIELQQKRGNTFKTRHILISPKPSSEDVIKARTYLDSLRTAIVNDSITFQAAAKEYSDDQLTSSNGGFFLDDNESNRVSVDQLDPTIFFTLDTMKIGSITKPLEFQQPDGSTAFRILYYKNRLAPHQANLKDDYQKIAAATLNNKRNKILSEWFDDARDEVYIDIDPEFDHCNLLEQ, encoded by the coding sequence ATGATGAATCAAAGGAACAACATCTGTTTGAAATATATCGCGATTAGCATCGCTCTCATCTTACCGCTTATTACCAATGCCCAAACAGAGGGCGTGGTGGTAGATAAGATTATTGCTAAAGTGGACAATTACATTATCCTCAAATCTGACCTGGAAAAGGCTTATTTGGATTACCTGTCTCGTGGGGAGTTCAGAGGAAGCACTGCCAAATGCAACATACTGGAACAGCTGGTGGTGAACAAAATGCTGGTAGCCAAAGCTGAAATAGACTCTGTGGAGGTAGCCGATGAAGAGGTGCGAAGCAACCTCGGCAGGAGAATGGAGTACATGATCTCTCAGATAGGCTCCCGGGAGGAGATAGAGGCCTATTATAAGAAGTCAATGGATCAGATAGAAGCAGATCTTTTTGACGACATCAAGGAACAAATGGTCATCCAGCGGATGCAGCAAGATATTACTGCTGATCTGAAGGTGTCTCCGGCAGAGGTGAAGAGATTCTTTGGCAAAATTCCTCAGGATAGCCTTCCATTCTTCTCCACCGAGGTGACAGTAGGGCAGATCGTAAAGCAACCCAAAGCTGGTACCAAGCAGAAGGAAGATGTAAAGAAGCTCATGTATGAAATCCGGGGAAGGGTTCTCCAGGGAGAGTCTTTTGCCGCTTTGGCCAGGCAATATTCTGAAGATCCGGGCTCAGCAGCCAGAGGTGGGGAGCTCCCCTTTTACAAGCGGGGAGATTTGGCACCCGAGTTTGAGGCCACAGCCATGACCTTGAAGGAAGGCGAGCTTTCTATGCCCATAGAAACTCAGTTTGGCTATCACCTGATAGAACTTCAGCAAAAACGTGGAAATACCTTCAAAACGCGGCACATACTCATCTCTCCGAAACCTTCGTCTGAGGATGTGATCAAGGCCCGGACTTACCTAGACAGTCTCAGAACCGCCATTGTGAATGACAGCATTACATTTCAGGCGGCAGCTAAGGAATACTCTGATGATCAGCTCACCTCATCCAATGGTGGCTTTTTTCTGGATGATAATGAGTCCAACAGGGTCTCAGTAGATCAATTGGATCCTACCATATTTTTCACATTGGATACCATGAAGATCGGGAGCATCACCAAACCACTGGAATTTCAGCAACCCGATGGCTCCACCGCTTTCAGGATTCTTTATTATAAGAATAGATTGGCCCCTCATCAGGCCAACCTGAAAGATGACTATCAAAAAATAGCAGCAGCTACCCTCAATAATAAAAGAAATAAAATTTTATCCGAATGGTTTGATGATGCCAGGGATGAAGTTTACATTGATATCGATCCAGAATTTGATCACTGTAACCTACTGGAACAATAA
- a CDS encoding peptidyl-prolyl cis-trans isomerase, translating to MKYGWIIILAFSYGCEFFKPKETATEAPIARSMESYLYPSDLDGLFPANISSDDSTKLAEKYIEDWIKKQLMISRSSQAVDFNEAEIERKVLDYRYALMVHSFEKKYITQNLDREVSTEQVTNYYNGKADNFLLKQNIVKCIFAQVPKNAPNLAQFRRNFRAHPEGNLEDLKSYVSQFATKSYLEDTTWIIFDELILGTPLETLENKNQFLSKNKYSETTNEEYIYFLNIFDFKISDEISPLEFIREDIKNIIINKRKIALKKELEEKIYDESKEQHLFEIYRD from the coding sequence ATGAAATATGGCTGGATCATAATTTTGGCATTTTCCTACGGATGCGAGTTTTTCAAACCGAAAGAAACAGCCACCGAAGCGCCCATTGCCAGGAGCATGGAGAGCTACCTCTACCCTTCCGATCTGGATGGACTTTTTCCCGCCAATATTTCCTCTGATGACAGCACCAAGCTGGCGGAGAAATACATAGAAGACTGGATCAAGAAGCAGCTGATGATTTCACGATCTTCGCAAGCAGTGGATTTTAACGAGGCAGAAATCGAGCGTAAAGTGTTGGATTATCGCTATGCCCTCATGGTTCATTCTTTCGAGAAAAAATACATCACACAAAACCTGGACCGAGAGGTAAGCACCGAGCAGGTCACCAACTACTACAACGGCAAAGCCGATAACTTTTTGCTCAAGCAAAACATCGTGAAATGCATCTTTGCGCAAGTTCCCAAAAACGCACCCAACCTTGCCCAGTTTCGGCGTAACTTCCGGGCGCATCCCGAAGGAAATCTGGAAGACCTGAAATCATACGTTTCTCAATTTGCCACTAAATCATACCTCGAGGATACTACCTGGATTATTTTCGATGAACTCATCCTGGGAACTCCGCTGGAAACGCTGGAAAACAAAAACCAGTTTCTTTCGAAAAACAAGTACTCCGAAACGACAAATGAGGAATACATCTATTTTCTAAATATCTTCGATTTTAAAATTTCAGATGAGATTTCACCGTTAGAGTTTATCAGAGAAGACATTAAAAACATAATCATCAATAAGAGGAAAATTGCGCTGAAGAAGGAGCTAGAAGAAAAAATTTATGATGAATCAAAGGAACAACATCTGTTTGAAATATATCGCGATTAG
- a CDS encoding ATP-binding protein, with amino-acid sequence MENKLTISCSKQNLAKIRQFVADILHRQAIKEVEAHKLVLAVDEICANLIIHSNHCNPTQTIEVYVDFQPAEQVTFVIRDQGISFNLSTYAEPSLDEIVSSRRKGGVGLMLVKRIMDKIEFSTEKNYNICKLTKKLSE; translated from the coding sequence ATGGAAAATAAGCTGACCATATCGTGTAGCAAGCAGAATCTTGCCAAGATCAGACAGTTTGTTGCCGACATCCTACATCGTCAGGCCATCAAAGAAGTGGAAGCACACAAGCTCGTACTTGCAGTGGATGAAATCTGTGCCAACCTGATCATTCACTCCAATCATTGTAATCCCACACAAACCATTGAAGTCTACGTTGATTTTCAGCCAGCCGAGCAAGTCACTTTTGTCATCCGAGACCAGGGGATCAGCTTCAATCTGAGTACTTATGCTGAACCCTCGCTGGATGAGATCGTCTCTTCCAGAAGGAAAGGTGGCGTAGGGCTGATGCTGGTCAAGAGAATAATGGACAAAATAGAGTTCTCTACCGAGAAGAATTACAATATTTGCAAGCTGACTAAAAAGCTGAGTGAATGA
- a CDS encoding STAS domain-containing protein has translation MVEINIQAESDYQLIEVRGEVDASSSIELDNALKSAAENYAKILINLSKLEYISSAGLGVFISYLEELKTNDIKLVIFGLQEKVREVFDILGLQHLMNITNNKEEAQALLNGK, from the coding sequence ATGGTAGAAATAAACATACAGGCTGAGTCGGATTACCAACTCATAGAGGTCAGGGGAGAAGTGGATGCCAGCTCATCGATAGAACTGGACAATGCATTGAAATCGGCAGCTGAAAACTATGCTAAAATACTGATCAACCTCAGCAAACTAGAGTATATCTCTTCCGCTGGGTTGGGGGTGTTTATTTCCTATCTGGAGGAGCTCAAGACCAATGACATCAAATTGGTTATTTTCGGTCTCCAGGAAAAAGTCAGAGAGGTTTTTGACATTCTGGGGCTACAGCATTTGATGAATATTACCAATAACAAAGAAGAAGCCCAGGCGCTTTTGAATGGAAAATAA
- a CDS encoding SpoIIE family protein phosphatase, with protein MLSEKLKIRLSFLAGILSWLLFTFFDLYLLFVDQYQLNVDLSAILPQIFLTTLVLSTLSYYRYTITKADSINFIDLLWRVFITGLVTTIGSLFIRLFFYIFGNSTISENPFTVNFLYNILIGLVVVYLVSTFVVWKRLILYQKSKNLIQLWGFFEYALLGSLIFDLFGNKFLSVNFNTALIFLGGLGIILAFNLKWIAYLNFKQKWKSILFIILSGIYLYHFLLNLMNFSETGALNLDLLDRAYFVSLFIFIILYAGISILVTLFNLPTSSVFERKLQEAIDFQKLSQSIPAGQSAEQTYDILLESSMSAVFADAAWLEISGEEPILLTRGVTTLTVKDIKESVRQDFIKKILSQQVSNEFAPSKVIGTLNHPDFKSIIAVPVMVQNEQIGSLALLQEVGDAFNREMVDIITTFVNQASISIENFHLIREALDNERYKEQLKIAKSVQKSLLPSVLERNDCFEIEAYSMAADEVGGDYYDIIEPSKDIFNLIIGDVSGKGTSAAFNMAQMRGIFHSLAQDVSTPKEFITKANSAIGRCLEKNSFITAIFFVINTREKKFCYARAGHCPAMYYSASTGNITLLEKEGLGLGILRNSQYNEYVQEETINYQPGDLLLLYTDGISEAKNEYKKQYGADGLKSSLQNHINAPLGKLKDMLINDLLKFLNGNKLDDDYTLTIVRFK; from the coding sequence ATGCTCTCCGAAAAACTCAAAATACGACTTAGCTTTTTAGCAGGCATCCTGTCATGGCTACTGTTTACTTTTTTTGATCTCTACCTCCTTTTTGTAGACCAGTACCAGCTCAATGTAGACTTGTCGGCCATTTTGCCACAGATTTTCCTGACGACCCTGGTGCTTTCCACCCTGTCTTACTACCGGTACACCATCACCAAGGCAGATAGCATCAACTTCATCGATCTATTATGGCGGGTGTTCATTACCGGCCTGGTCACCACCATCGGCTCGCTTTTCATCCGGTTGTTTTTCTATATTTTCGGTAACAGCACCATCAGTGAAAATCCATTCACGGTAAATTTCCTCTACAACATCCTGATCGGGCTAGTGGTCGTCTATCTGGTTTCCACATTTGTGGTTTGGAAACGACTGATCCTGTATCAGAAGTCCAAAAACCTCATCCAGCTCTGGGGATTCTTCGAGTATGCCTTGCTGGGAAGCCTGATTTTTGACCTGTTTGGCAACAAATTTCTCAGCGTCAACTTCAATACGGCACTGATCTTTTTAGGAGGCCTGGGCATTATCCTTGCTTTTAACCTCAAGTGGATTGCCTACCTCAATTTCAAACAGAAGTGGAAAAGCATTCTTTTCATTATTCTCTCAGGCATCTATCTGTACCATTTCCTGCTGAACCTGATGAATTTTTCGGAGACCGGCGCCCTCAATCTGGACCTGCTGGATCGGGCCTACTTCGTTTCGCTGTTTATCTTCATCATATTGTATGCGGGCATTTCCATCCTGGTTACCCTCTTCAACCTACCCACTTCTTCTGTTTTTGAGCGGAAGCTCCAGGAGGCTATTGACTTTCAAAAGCTGAGCCAATCCATTCCGGCAGGGCAGAGTGCCGAGCAGACCTACGACATCCTGCTGGAGAGCTCTATGAGCGCCGTATTTGCGGATGCTGCCTGGCTGGAGATCAGTGGAGAAGAGCCCATCCTACTCACCCGTGGCGTCACTACCCTCACTGTGAAAGATATTAAAGAGAGTGTACGACAGGACTTTATCAAAAAAATACTGAGTCAGCAGGTCTCCAATGAATTTGCCCCCAGCAAGGTCATTGGCACCCTCAATCATCCTGACTTCAAATCCATCATCGCCGTGCCGGTCATGGTTCAAAACGAACAAATAGGTTCTCTGGCTTTACTGCAGGAGGTAGGCGACGCCTTCAACCGGGAGATGGTGGACATCATCACCACGTTTGTAAATCAGGCCAGCATCTCTATTGAAAACTTCCACCTCATCAGGGAGGCACTTGACAATGAGCGTTACAAGGAACAATTGAAGATTGCTAAAAGTGTGCAAAAGAGCCTGTTGCCTTCGGTACTCGAACGCAACGACTGTTTTGAAATAGAAGCCTATAGCATGGCTGCCGATGAAGTGGGGGGAGACTATTATGATATCATTGAGCCTTCTAAGGACATCTTTAACCTGATCATCGGGGATGTGTCTGGTAAAGGCACGTCCGCTGCGTTCAATATGGCTCAGATGAGGGGTATTTTTCACAGCCTGGCCCAGGATGTAAGTACCCCAAAGGAATTTATCACCAAAGCCAACTCCGCCATAGGCCGTTGCCTGGAGAAAAACTCCTTCATTACCGCCATTTTCTTCGTGATCAACACCCGGGAAAAAAAATTCTGCTATGCAAGAGCGGGGCACTGCCCGGCCATGTATTATTCAGCTTCAACCGGAAATATCACCCTTTTAGAGAAAGAAGGACTGGGACTGGGTATCCTGAGAAACTCGCAGTACAACGAATACGTTCAAGAAGAAACCATAAACTACCAGCCAGGTGACTTATTGCTCCTGTACACAGATGGTATTTCAGAAGCCAAAAATGAATACAAGAAGCAATATGGCGCGGATGGCCTGAAATCCTCACTGCAAAACCACATTAATGCGCCTTTGGGTAAACTGAAAGATATGCTCATTAACGATCTGCTGAAATTTTTGAATGGAAACAAATTGGACGATGATTATACACTTACCATCGTCAGGTTTAAATAA
- the guaB gene encoding IMP dehydrogenase, which yields MNLDDKFLFEALTYDDVLLLPGYSEILPRDTDTSTRITRNIRLNIPLVSAAMDTVTEAELAIAMALEGGLGFIHKNMPADQQAAQVRKVKRSQSGMILDPITLSHDSVAGDAEKIMRENKIGGIPVIDQNKKLIGIITNRDLRFQKNMKRPIREIMTTENLVTAEVEVGLKEAEQILQEYKIEKLPIIDKDGKLTGLITYKDILKNKDRPNACKDEYGRLRVGAAVGVTPDMVDRIKALVNAGVDVVSIDTAHGHSKGVIDAAKNVKKAFPDLELIVGNIATYEAAEALAAAGADAVKVGVGPGSICTTRVVAGVGVPQLSAVYEAAKALKGKDLPIIADGGIRFSGDLVKALAGGASSVMIGSLLAGTEEAPGEMIIYEGRKFKTYRGMGSVEAMEDGSKDRYFQDAEDDIKKLVPEGIVGRVPYKGMVSEVLYQLTGGLKAGMGYCGAGTIEQLHNAKFVKISAAGVAESHPHDITITREAPNYSRR from the coding sequence ATGAATCTCGACGATAAATTCCTCTTTGAAGCACTAACCTATGATGATGTGCTTCTCCTTCCAGGTTACTCTGAAATCCTCCCCAGAGATACCGACACTTCCACCAGAATTACCCGCAATATTAGGCTGAATATCCCACTTGTGTCCGCTGCTATGGATACGGTGACCGAAGCTGAGCTGGCTATTGCCATGGCGCTGGAAGGCGGTCTGGGTTTTATTCATAAGAACATGCCTGCCGACCAGCAAGCCGCACAGGTGCGCAAAGTGAAGCGATCTCAAAGTGGAATGATTCTCGATCCCATCACCCTCTCTCACGATAGTGTGGCCGGAGATGCAGAAAAGATCATGCGCGAAAATAAAATTGGAGGAATACCTGTCATCGACCAAAATAAGAAATTGATCGGGATCATTACCAACCGTGATTTGAGGTTTCAGAAAAACATGAAGCGCCCGATCCGGGAGATCATGACCACAGAAAATCTCGTCACAGCAGAAGTGGAAGTGGGTCTGAAGGAAGCCGAGCAAATTCTGCAAGAATATAAGATAGAAAAGTTGCCAATCATCGATAAAGACGGCAAACTCACAGGGCTTATCACCTACAAGGATATCCTGAAAAACAAAGACCGCCCTAATGCCTGCAAGGACGAATACGGCCGACTGAGAGTAGGCGCAGCTGTGGGTGTGACTCCAGACATGGTAGATCGGATCAAGGCATTGGTAAATGCGGGTGTGGACGTGGTGAGCATAGACACTGCTCACGGTCACTCCAAAGGCGTAATCGACGCAGCTAAAAACGTCAAGAAAGCTTTTCCGGATCTGGAACTCATCGTGGGCAACATTGCTACCTATGAAGCGGCAGAGGCGCTGGCAGCAGCCGGAGCTGATGCAGTGAAAGTAGGTGTAGGTCCTGGAAGTATCTGTACCACCCGCGTGGTTGCGGGCGTAGGCGTACCACAGTTATCAGCCGTGTATGAGGCTGCCAAAGCCCTGAAAGGAAAAGACCTACCCATCATAGCCGATGGAGGTATTCGTTTCTCCGGCGACCTGGTGAAGGCACTTGCTGGTGGTGCCAGCAGTGTGATGATTGGCTCTCTTTTAGCAGGAACCGAAGAAGCTCCAGGGGAGATGATCATCTACGAAGGACGAAAATTCAAAACTTACCGTGGAATGGGCTCCGTGGAAGCCATGGAAGACGGCTCGAAAGACCGTTATTTTCAGGATGCGGAGGACGACATCAAAAAACTGGTACCGGAAGGCATAGTAGGCCGGGTGCCTTACAAAGGCATGGTTTCTGAAGTCCTTTATCAACTCACTGGAGGCCTCAAAGCAGGTATGGGTTACTGTGGAGCCGGGACTATTGAGCAGCTACACAATGCTAAGTTTGTGAAGATCTCTGCAGCCGGAGTGGCAGAAAGCCACCCACATGACATCACCATTACCAGAGAAGCTCCTAACTATAGCAGGAGATAG
- the pnuC gene encoding nicotinamide riboside transporter PnuC produces MNEFFSQLLEQMYQTTWLEAVAVFFGLLSVWYSKQENILVYPTGIVSVLIYIYLTLEYKLYADMGINGYYFVMSVYGWYHWTDSENKPQIPITSNSKKQNVISILFFIVSFIVIRTVLVYFTDSDVPNWDSITSSFALVGMWLMAEKKIENWIAWIIADIISVPLYLYKGLPFTAFQFFVFTVLATWGYFSWRKTLLKS; encoded by the coding sequence ATGAATGAATTCTTCTCGCAGCTACTGGAACAGATGTATCAGACTACATGGCTGGAAGCTGTGGCGGTGTTTTTTGGGTTGTTGAGTGTGTGGTATTCCAAGCAGGAAAATATTTTGGTGTATCCCACCGGTATCGTGTCCGTGCTGATTTATATCTACCTCACACTTGAATATAAGCTGTATGCCGATATGGGTATTAATGGATATTATTTTGTGATGAGTGTGTATGGCTGGTATCATTGGACCGATAGCGAGAATAAGCCGCAGATTCCTATTACAAGTAATAGCAAAAAGCAAAATGTGATCAGTATTTTGTTCTTCATTGTGTCTTTCATTGTGATCAGAACCGTTTTGGTTTACTTCACCGATAGCGATGTGCCCAACTGGGATTCCATTACCTCATCATTTGCCCTGGTAGGTATGTGGCTGATGGCCGAAAAGAAAATTGAGAACTGGATTGCCTGGATCATTGCAGATATTATTTCGGTGCCGCTTTACTTGTATAAAGGATTGCCATTTACAGCTTTTCAGTTTTTTGTGTTTACAGTACTGGCCACCTGGGGGTATTTTTCATGGAGAAAAACGTTGCTTAAGTCATGA
- a CDS encoding AAA family ATPase → MIRKIAIIGPESTGKSELCQHLARIYDTEWVPEYARFYLDRLEGEYQKEDLLHIAQGQMAWEDDKAEQASGYLFCDTNLIVMKVWSEHKYGEADPWILEELERRQYDFYLLGNIDLIWRPDPQREHPKLRKHFFDVYETYLKEHDLPYAIVSGIEDLRVKCAQDLIEDFFNK, encoded by the coding sequence ATGATCAGAAAGATAGCGATAATTGGTCCCGAGTCTACCGGGAAAAGTGAGTTGTGCCAGCATCTGGCACGGATTTACGATACCGAATGGGTGCCGGAGTACGCTCGTTTTTATCTGGACAGACTAGAGGGAGAATACCAAAAAGAGGATCTTCTGCATATAGCGCAGGGCCAGATGGCCTGGGAAGATGATAAGGCCGAGCAGGCCAGTGGGTATCTTTTTTGTGATACCAACCTCATTGTGATGAAGGTCTGGAGTGAGCACAAGTATGGTGAAGCCGACCCCTGGATACTGGAGGAGTTGGAGAGGCGCCAGTACGATTTTTACCTGCTGGGTAATATAGACTTGATTTGGCGGCCTGATCCGCAGCGTGAGCACCCCAAGTTGAGAAAGCACTTTTTTGATGTATACGAAACCTACCTGAAGGAGCATGACCTGCCGTATGCCATTGTATCAGGGATCGAAGACCTCAGGGTCAAATGTGCTCAGGATTTAATCGAGGATTTCTTCAACAAATAG
- a CDS encoding TonB-dependent receptor codes for MKVFWMSMLAMTAVFSAFGQFTVDGKVVTEAGESLPGANVWLNQSKYATSTDGDGIFMLSKVPAGTFELSVSFVGYETYTKVLKVNENVSLEISLNENVIKGEEVFVYATRANEKTPTTFSNISNKEIEGRNMGQDLPFILQHTPSMVVTSDAGNGVGYTGIRIRGSDPTRINVTVNGVPINDSESHGTFWVNMPDMASSVNNIQIQRGVGTSTNGAAAFGASVNLQTDMPSQEAYAKVDNSFGSFNTWKHTVEMNTGLINKKWAFQGRLSQISSDGYLDRASADLKSYYLSGGYYGDKTTVKAVVFAGKEVTYQAWWGTPEARLNNDVDGMMEVIANNGLSDEQADNLLNSGRTYNYYQYDNEVDNYQQDHYQLHLSHVFNPNFNVNGALHYTYGRGYYEQYRADDDLADYALPDVVIGDSTISSTDLIRRRWLDNDFYGFTFSANYTKEKWDLSFGGAWNKYDGDHFGEIIWAQYASTSAIRDRYYDNFGRKTDFNVYLKGNYQVAPKVNLFADAQVRMLDYHTKGVDSDLRNIDTGDTYAFFNPKVGMTYLVKRGESFYASYAVGNREPVRGDFVDAAEGQIPKAETMRNLEVGYRKAAGNYSYSANYYLMDYENQLVLTGAVNDVGSSIRVNVPDSYRMGVELVGAVKVMDALTLSGNLTLSKNKIANFTEVIYDYGPAFDEYNEIQNEYTDTDISFSPNVIGGTQIGYKPLSFLEISLLSKYVSKQYLDNTSNDDRSIDAYFVNDLKMDLTFASKQVKQIGISLLVNNIFDVQYVSNGYTFGYAGGDYVVRENYYYPQAGTNFMLALSLKF; via the coding sequence ATGAAAGTTTTTTGGATGTCAATGCTGGCAATGACCGCTGTATTCAGTGCGTTTGGTCAGTTCACTGTGGATGGCAAGGTAGTCACCGAAGCGGGTGAATCTTTGCCCGGAGCCAACGTATGGCTGAACCAGTCTAAGTATGCCACCTCTACAGATGGGGATGGTATTTTTATGTTGAGCAAGGTGCCAGCGGGTACTTTTGAGTTGAGTGTTTCTTTTGTGGGCTACGAAACCTACACGAAAGTACTGAAGGTGAATGAAAACGTTTCTCTGGAGATTTCGCTGAATGAGAATGTGATTAAAGGCGAGGAGGTTTTTGTTTACGCTACCCGGGCTAATGAGAAAACACCCACCACTTTTTCAAACATTTCCAACAAGGAGATAGAAGGCCGAAACATGGGCCAGGACCTGCCTTTTATTCTGCAGCATACGCCCTCTATGGTGGTGACCTCCGATGCAGGAAATGGTGTAGGCTATACAGGGATCAGGATCCGGGGGAGCGACCCCACACGAATCAACGTGACCGTAAATGGTGTGCCGATCAATGATTCGGAATCGCATGGTACGTTTTGGGTAAACATGCCGGACATGGCCTCTTCTGTCAACAACATTCAGATTCAGCGTGGGGTGGGTACGTCCACCAATGGTGCGGCAGCCTTCGGTGCTTCCGTAAACCTGCAAACGGACATGCCTTCTCAGGAGGCTTACGCCAAAGTGGACAATAGTTTTGGGTCATTCAATACCTGGAAACACACGGTAGAAATGAATACCGGTCTGATTAACAAAAAATGGGCTTTTCAGGGGCGATTGTCACAGATATCCTCTGACGGATACCTGGATCGTGCATCGGCCGATCTGAAGTCTTACTACCTGTCTGGCGGGTACTATGGAGATAAGACTACCGTGAAAGCTGTGGTTTTTGCAGGCAAGGAAGTGACTTATCAGGCCTGGTGGGGTACTCCTGAGGCCCGGCTGAACAATGACGTGGACGGGATGATGGAGGTCATTGCCAACAATGGACTCTCCGACGAACAGGCGGATAATCTGCTCAACTCAGGACGCACCTACAACTACTATCAGTATGACAATGAAGTGGACAACTATCAGCAAGACCACTATCAGCTCCATTTAAGTCATGTTTTCAATCCTAATTTCAATGTGAACGGAGCCCTGCACTATACCTACGGACGTGGGTACTATGAGCAGTACAGAGCGGATGATGACCTGGCGGACTACGCGTTGCCGGATGTAGTGATTGGTGACAGCACCATCTCATCCACAGACCTGATTCGTCGCAGATGGCTGGACAACGACTTTTATGGATTCACCTTTTCAGCTAACTACACTAAGGAGAAATGGGATTTGTCTTTTGGAGGTGCCTGGAACAAATATGATGGGGATCATTTTGGTGAAATCATCTGGGCACAGTATGCCAGTACCAGTGCCATTCGGGATCGTTATTATGACAATTTCGGAAGGAAAACCGATTTCAATGTTTACCTGAAGGGAAACTATCAGGTAGCTCCTAAAGTGAACCTCTTTGCAGATGCACAGGTCAGAATGCTGGATTATCACACGAAGGGAGTGGACAGCGACCTGAGGAATATAGATACAGGAGACACTTACGCCTTTTTCAACCCAAAGGTGGGCATGACCTATTTGGTGAAGCGGGGCGAAAGTTTTTATGCCTCTTACGCCGTGGGCAACCGGGAGCCGGTGCGTGGTGATTTTGTAGATGCTGCCGAGGGTCAGATTCCAAAGGCAGAGACCATGCGCAACCTGGAGGTTGGGTATCGTAAAGCTGCAGGGAATTATAGCTATTCAGCCAACTACTACCTCATGGATTATGAAAACCAACTGGTGCTCACCGGTGCGGTGAATGATGTGGGTTCATCCATACGGGTCAATGTGCCTGATAGCTACCGGATGGGTGTGGAGCTTGTGGGAGCGGTGAAGGTGATGGACGCCCTGACCCTGTCTGGAAATCTGACCCTCAGTAAAAACAAGATTGCCAACTTTACAGAGGTGATTTACGACTATGGTCCGGCCTTTGACGAGTACAACGAAATCCAAAATGAATACACCGATACTGACATCTCATTCTCTCCCAATGTGATTGGTGGCACGCAGATTGGTTACAAGCCACTGAGCTTCCTGGAGATTTCTTTGTTGAGCAAGTATGTGAGTAAGCAGTATCTGGACAATACGTCTAATGATGATCGCAGCATTGATGCCTACTTTGTGAATGACCTGAAAATGGATCTCACGTTTGCCAGCAAGCAGGTGAAGCAAATTGGCATCTCACTTTTGGTGAATAACATTTTCGATGTGCAATATGTGAGCAATGGCTACACCTTTGGCTATGCCGGAGGAGACTATGTGGTGCGTGAAAATTACTATTACCCTCAGGCGGGGACTAATTTCATGCTGGCCTTATCACTGAAGTTTTAA
- a CDS encoding DUF4136 domain-containing protein: MKNLLIITSFILLSGCMAEREFIVEYDYSYRGKFKRYDTFNFLNLGDTVNYNGLSDSMIKREIERRMISQGYKKSDKPSIYIAYKVFSNDMSFKGYEQLELESWDALYAERAENENNLEYIREAKYTNKAYELKKGTLLIDFVDRKSNGVIWQGYASGLFDDRTYFSKDVRYSVRSILNQYRLLAASYQ; the protein is encoded by the coding sequence ATGAAAAATTTGCTCATTATTACCTCGTTTATCCTGCTCTCCGGATGCATGGCAGAGCGGGAATTTATCGTAGAGTATGATTACAGTTATCGCGGGAAATTTAAGCGCTACGATACCTTCAATTTTCTAAACCTGGGAGACACCGTAAACTACAATGGCCTTAGTGACAGCATGATCAAAAGAGAAATTGAACGTAGGATGATTTCTCAAGGCTATAAAAAATCCGATAAGCCCTCAATTTACATTGCTTACAAAGTATTCTCCAACGACATGTCTTTCAAAGGCTACGAGCAGCTGGAGCTGGAGAGCTGGGATGCCCTGTACGCAGAGCGCGCTGAGAATGAAAACAACCTGGAGTACATCCGTGAAGCGAAGTATACCAATAAAGCCTATGAACTTAAGAAAGGCACCCTACTGATTGACTTTGTAGACCGCAAGTCCAATGGTGTCATCTGGCAGGGCTATGCCAGTGGGCTATTCGATGACAGAACTTATTTCTCTAAAGACGTGCGGTATTCGGTACGCAGTATTTTGAATCAATACCGACTACTAGCGGCCAGCTACCAGTAA